A single region of the Halorhabdus rudnickae genome encodes:
- a CDS encoding PD-(D/E)XK nuclease family protein codes for MPIQRARSIDDLFEAVAGYDLVLTVDAPLSLALNRRLDHPRLGRFAATPQMLAADEFRPQDQRELFLAVIEKATLPWKQAAHLVELILGCWEETGDRQAILEFERYDTPATRKVLDVIESVESAHRDLEEYRIDDDREVAVIGESQFSELDRSILPAEYDVIDPLTSEAFDLPPFHSFASRTAIVEAIVDNVTSDNAEDVAIVMDRGGPFPALIESALEARDIPFYGGPGFADDEGLRTFLELLRLAHADSRARVGDVRPIARGLGIDLPVDDEDKLLAELESAAAEPIQAFCENVGEWTFGEALAEFEGLSDRSLDAVRDELDVLGLADEPVTDDRLDDLAFYLGAFDVPIDREDSGVLLADANTSTYVDRPAVFYLGLDADWTHRVIDRPWIDTERKDREHLRQFQLLLQNGREQYYLVQATSAGESVRPCLYFHDLLDDDIETFDDFETIPHTYRRGDGSTGFEHDPVAAAPEPIETISQSSLSTFVNCPREYFFDQLVEQPDRDYFRKGNCFHDFAEFYVNHPDVIADADRAELTDLFLDELRPFVDQVDRDVLETEFAVGLELIQRFIDENPPIERDYAGYTALPFENVVAEHFDRPVDSPITEQWFENRSLGGKGKVDLVHSPTQLLDYKSGSANSASQVVDRSSIEEIHDKPDFQALLYLAHQRRVQPGEPIDFVFYHFLDLVDDAITGTADIEDALVRVTYYPETFDEWAGTQTAFDALCEGVAESNDRRKTLEKLGYDAYARFLNGHAFPDVEEKDELLDTEFADAFVRYARDRVGEYKYVTSGIESALKTLLDLRGENYFHDDLEAFESFLDEQIDLINDYRESSFPVGDPNLDRVTHRDLLLTEEGSDD; via the coding sequence ATGCCAATTCAACGGGCCCGCTCTATCGACGATCTCTTCGAGGCGGTGGCGGGCTACGATCTCGTGTTGACGGTCGACGCGCCGCTCAGTCTCGCGCTCAATCGACGGTTAGACCACCCACGGCTCGGTCGGTTCGCGGCCACGCCACAGATGCTGGCGGCTGACGAATTTCGTCCACAGGATCAACGAGAGCTCTTTCTTGCGGTAATCGAGAAAGCGACCCTTCCCTGGAAGCAGGCCGCCCATCTGGTCGAACTGATCCTCGGTTGCTGGGAGGAGACAGGTGATCGACAGGCGATCCTCGAATTCGAACGCTATGATACACCGGCAACACGTAAAGTACTCGACGTCATCGAGTCTGTCGAGAGTGCGCATCGCGATCTTGAGGAGTACCGGATCGACGACGACCGTGAGGTCGCCGTCATCGGCGAATCCCAGTTCAGCGAGCTGGACCGGTCGATCCTGCCCGCCGAATACGACGTGATCGACCCGCTCACGAGCGAAGCGTTTGACCTGCCGCCGTTCCACAGCTTCGCGTCCCGGACGGCGATCGTCGAGGCGATCGTGGACAACGTGACCAGCGACAACGCCGAGGACGTGGCGATCGTCATGGACCGCGGCGGGCCGTTCCCCGCGCTGATCGAGTCGGCACTCGAAGCGCGAGATATCCCCTTCTACGGCGGGCCAGGCTTCGCCGACGACGAGGGACTGCGGACGTTCCTCGAATTGCTCAGGCTGGCCCACGCCGATTCGAGAGCGCGCGTCGGGGACGTGCGACCGATCGCTCGCGGACTCGGAATCGACCTCCCCGTCGACGACGAGGACAAACTCCTGGCTGAACTCGAGAGTGCGGCGGCCGAACCGATCCAGGCGTTCTGCGAGAATGTCGGCGAATGGACCTTCGGCGAAGCGCTCGCGGAATTCGAGGGGCTGTCGGACCGGTCGCTGGACGCCGTCCGTGACGAACTCGACGTGCTCGGGCTGGCGGACGAACCGGTCACGGACGACCGACTCGACGACCTCGCATTCTATCTGGGTGCGTTCGACGTGCCGATCGACCGCGAGGACAGCGGCGTGCTGCTCGCCGACGCGAACACCTCGACGTACGTCGACCGGCCCGCCGTCTTCTATCTCGGACTGGATGCCGACTGGACCCACCGGGTCATCGATCGGCCGTGGATCGACACCGAACGGAAAGACCGTGAACACCTCCGGCAGTTCCAGTTGCTCCTCCAGAACGGTCGCGAACAGTACTATCTCGTCCAGGCAACCAGCGCCGGCGAGTCGGTCCGGCCGTGTCTGTACTTCCACGACCTGCTGGACGACGACATCGAGACGTTCGACGACTTCGAGACCATCCCGCACACCTATCGGCGAGGGGATGGATCGACCGGTTTCGAGCACGACCCCGTCGCCGCAGCGCCCGAACCGATCGAGACGATCAGCCAGTCGAGTCTGTCGACGTTCGTCAACTGTCCGCGCGAGTACTTCTTCGACCAGCTCGTCGAACAACCCGATCGGGACTACTTCCGGAAAGGGAATTGCTTTCACGACTTCGCCGAGTTCTACGTCAATCATCCCGACGTGATTGCCGACGCGGATCGAGCGGAGCTCACCGATCTTTTTCTCGACGAACTCCGGCCATTCGTCGATCAGGTTGATCGTGACGTCCTCGAAACAGAATTTGCCGTGGGGCTCGAACTCATCCAGCGATTCATCGACGAGAATCCGCCGATCGAGCGTGACTACGCCGGGTACACGGCGCTCCCCTTCGAGAACGTGGTCGCCGAGCACTTCGACCGGCCCGTCGACTCGCCGATCACCGAACAGTGGTTCGAGAACCGCTCGCTCGGTGGGAAGGGCAAGGTCGATCTCGTCCACTCGCCGACGCAACTCCTCGATTACAAGAGCGGGTCGGCGAACTCCGCGTCACAGGTCGTGGATCGCTCGTCGATCGAGGAGATTCACGACAAACCGGACTTCCAGGCGCTCCTCTATCTTGCCCACCAACGACGGGTCCAGCCGGGCGAACCGATCGACTTTGTGTTCTATCACTTCCTGGATCTGGTCGACGACGCCATTACCGGGACCGCAGACATCGAGGACGCGCTCGTCCGCGTGACGTACTATCCCGAGACGTTCGACGAGTGGGCGGGTACGCAGACGGCGTTCGACGCACTCTGTGAGGGCGTCGCGGAGAGTAATGATCGACGGAAGACACTCGAAAAGCTGGGATACGACGCGTATGCCCGGTTTCTCAACGGGCACGCGTTTCCCGACGTCGAGGAGAAGGACGAACTCCTCGATACAGAGTTTGCGGACGCGTTCGTCAGGTACGCTCGCGACCGCGTCGGCGAGTACAAGTACGTCACGTCGGGGATCGAGAGCGCGCTCAAAACGCTGCTCGATCTCCGTGGCGAGAACTACTTCCATGACGACCTGGAGGCGTTCGAGTCGTTCCTCGACGAGCAGATCGATCTCATCAACGACTACCGCGAGTCGTCGTTCCCGGTCGGCGATCCCAACCTGGATCGCGTGACCCATCGCGACCTGCTGTTGACCGAGGAGGGCAGCGATGACTGA
- a CDS encoding restriction endonuclease, with amino-acid sequence MSQQQHPQWYQPGSITESIRRAIEDKAITTEQIVDVFATHELDAPRDRITTLVENARDQLPDNIETASSPTDTGPRRTSPSRIVSTADIAYLNAHDFARILGATLSRYEGSFQTPETVDDVVVDLFWNRQHTTVAIKTAPTDPGSTRGSDIVHTVAEGNTTPATGRGASSTVIVSNSSFTDDAHEVAEAQEITLIEQPTLDQWFTDVQLSHEVLGTIVEQHDLTQEEYDDILNDLPPLPSTLQEIDPLDRQPPNIEPAASTLNREFTHETPSETTGSNTSRDDQQSESDSAPEDSTESVLDTAPEEHGKHGVLYADPDEDGDVDAFDRFAAKLTEDSE; translated from the coding sequence ATGAGTCAACAGCAACATCCTCAGTGGTATCAACCAGGATCGATCACCGAGTCCATTCGACGCGCAATCGAAGACAAGGCGATTACAACTGAACAAATCGTCGATGTCTTTGCAACGCACGAACTCGACGCGCCCCGTGACCGGATCACGACCCTCGTCGAGAATGCTCGCGATCAACTCCCCGACAACATTGAGACAGCGTCGTCCCCAACCGACACGGGCCCGCGACGAACCTCGCCATCACGGATTGTGTCTACCGCAGACATAGCATATCTCAACGCTCATGATTTCGCTCGGATCCTTGGAGCCACTCTCTCCCGCTACGAGGGAAGCTTCCAGACACCAGAAACAGTTGACGACGTCGTCGTGGATCTCTTCTGGAACCGCCAGCACACGACCGTCGCAATCAAAACTGCACCCACCGACCCGGGGTCCACCCGCGGCAGTGACATCGTGCACACAGTCGCAGAGGGGAATACCACTCCGGCGACGGGCCGCGGTGCTTCGTCGACCGTGATCGTTTCCAACTCGTCGTTCACCGATGACGCCCACGAGGTAGCAGAGGCCCAAGAGATCACACTCATCGAGCAACCGACACTCGACCAGTGGTTTACTGACGTTCAACTCTCCCACGAAGTTCTCGGCACAATCGTTGAACAACATGACCTAACCCAGGAGGAATACGACGACATCCTCAACGACCTTCCACCACTCCCGTCTACCCTCCAGGAGATCGACCCACTGGATCGGCAGCCCCCGAATATCGAACCAGCAGCGAGCACACTGAACCGAGAATTTACCCACGAAACACCCTCCGAGACGACCGGGTCAAACACGTCTCGCGACGACCAACAATCGGAGTCCGACTCGGCGCCCGAAGACAGTACTGAATCAGTACTAGACACTGCCCCAGAAGAACACGGCAAGCATGGCGTTCTGTACGCGGACCCAGATGAAGACGGTGATGTCGACGCATTCGATCGCTTCGCAGCTAAACTCACGGAGGACTCAGAATGA
- a CDS encoding ISH6 family transposase: MHATIDVRLTVSIDDDKTIPLAALAEFITDQNVESVLLEGLVESLDASRVEALCGEKHAHGNGDQRFQRAGTDTRTAVTTAGEHEFSLHYVEDTDADHDEASYFRPVEDVLSFDGQNRYQQDIAAKSVDLATSLSYRDAADHGDGILSEMPSPTTINRRARKYGSKLKQFLPDCVADTDADAVIPDGTKCHSQDDDRSYHSVQATLGEDTAEESRSLLDLSVNADWDETAADLNEIDAVTDDATVVSDADDGIVTAFTDEYSDHQLDLVHVGRTLDYNLWDDGVFSLDRRNEIVSEVIDEVFHLKNSVAKHRSDEEFAAIRERIARTTERIEKTAWQLDQYGSEKAAGYLRRWLPSIVTFAEQAVEGFEVPWTSNPVERLMGEVSKRCKNQWMRWTTEGLEAILQLRLVKYADPEYYQSFLDELLQRSTKTAMSCDLSIESTRGKL, from the coding sequence ATGCACGCCACAATCGACGTGCGGTTGACTGTTAGCATCGACGACGACAAAACGATACCGCTGGCCGCGCTGGCTGAGTTCATCACTGACCAGAACGTCGAGTCAGTTCTTCTCGAAGGACTGGTCGAGAGCCTCGACGCGAGCCGCGTCGAGGCGCTCTGTGGCGAGAAACACGCTCACGGCAATGGTGATCAGCGATTCCAACGAGCTGGAACCGATACTCGCACAGCTGTCACAACCGCCGGTGAGCACGAGTTTTCTCTCCACTACGTCGAGGATACCGACGCTGACCACGACGAAGCCAGCTACTTCCGGCCCGTTGAAGATGTTCTCAGCTTCGACGGGCAAAACCGCTATCAGCAGGACATAGCCGCCAAGAGTGTCGATCTCGCTACCTCGCTCAGCTATCGTGATGCTGCTGACCACGGCGACGGCATCCTCTCGGAGATGCCGTCGCCGACCACTATCAACCGCCGCGCGAGAAAGTACGGCAGTAAGCTCAAGCAGTTCCTTCCCGACTGTGTCGCTGATACAGACGCTGATGCGGTTATTCCTGACGGCACGAAGTGTCACAGTCAAGACGACGACCGTTCGTACCACTCCGTCCAAGCCACGCTCGGCGAAGATACTGCAGAGGAGTCACGCTCCTTGCTGGATCTTTCGGTGAACGCTGATTGGGACGAGACAGCAGCTGACCTCAATGAGATCGACGCAGTCACTGACGACGCGACAGTCGTCAGTGACGCTGATGACGGCATCGTTACGGCCTTTACCGACGAATACAGCGATCACCAACTCGATCTTGTCCACGTCGGCCGAACGCTGGACTACAACCTCTGGGACGATGGCGTGTTCTCCTTGGATCGACGGAACGAGATCGTCTCGGAGGTGATCGATGAGGTGTTCCATCTGAAAAATTCGGTCGCCAAGCACCGTTCAGACGAGGAGTTCGCGGCGATCCGCGAGCGGATCGCGCGAACGACCGAGCGTATCGAGAAGACAGCGTGGCAGTTGGATCAGTACGGGTCAGAGAAGGCTGCGGGGTATCTACGGCGGTGGCTGCCGTCGATTGTGACGTTTGCCGAGCAGGCTGTCGAGGGGTTCGAGGTGCCGTGGACCTCGAACCCCGTCGAACGGCTGATGGGAGAAGTCAGCAAGCGCTGCAAGAACCAGTGGATGCGCTGGACAACGGAGGGATTAGAGGCGATACTCCAGCTTCGGCTGGTGAAGTACGCCGATCCAGAGTACTACCAGTCGTTCCTTGACGAACTGCTCCAGCGATCGACCAAAACAGCAATGAGCTGTGACCTCTCAATTGAGAGCACCAGAGGCAAACTCTAG
- a CDS encoding transcription initiation factor IIB family protein: MAREIGLGAAPPDPVEFVPRVFSEIDTELTADERKEVLSLVKEAREKTVSQGRNPFSFAASAAYVVSNRLTQRELAEVSNSTPNTIRESRRDIEAMIEEREKGPTEGEEEKDGNHSTELEGQKFADPVIRSPVEEMEDLDSNRILVSSQTSSRGTPLADGGQVVVQKPNQSTSQEKELPMHSSQPLVESMSESDPASTDEEECVVCGEAESRLFNIHGDWYCRECGYTLLYSLPPEQWESLREVEERIEDGYSSEQAREDVDSEMYHPPYPGSHKRRRFNQLSVSRSEGYPQFNVNITRPLRVSPVDPGDKVQFLATTDPHGIPVLDLYYVDEDEDTSSTPNVRTISGQETAAHINIPESIARRLLESKFSVPLEKYDGTDSLIFWPQAMPDRIRLYAVAFESEWEAMRREFEEGSEAESGTDRSEESTESEESQEDTIAPAGMEIFQTEHIVDAVSERSVTVDDLVDALEATQEVAEQKSELLEEQSTMEPVAHQDQVVYVVPSSFWGEDPLSALPEDPGLREAVRQVHYYTADQMDDDVEADLSTQLLAMDAFVVKKTE, from the coding sequence ATGGCTCGCGAGATCGGCCTTGGGGCAGCCCCTCCGGACCCGGTGGAGTTCGTTCCCCGAGTATTCTCTGAGATCGACACCGAGTTGACCGCTGACGAGCGGAAGGAGGTGCTCTCGCTCGTCAAAGAGGCGCGGGAAAAAACGGTTTCACAGGGCCGCAATCCGTTTTCGTTCGCTGCCAGCGCGGCCTATGTGGTGTCCAATCGGCTGACTCAGCGCGAACTCGCGGAGGTTTCCAATTCAACTCCGAACACCATTCGGGAGTCTCGCCGCGATATCGAGGCGATGATCGAGGAGCGCGAAAAGGGACCGACCGAGGGGGAGGAAGAAAAGGATGGAAACCACTCGACCGAGCTCGAAGGCCAGAAGTTTGCGGATCCTGTCATCCGGTCTCCGGTAGAGGAGATGGAGGACCTCGACTCGAACAGGATCTTGGTTTCGTCCCAGACGTCATCTCGAGGTACTCCCCTTGCCGATGGTGGTCAGGTGGTCGTTCAGAAACCCAACCAGTCGACGAGTCAAGAAAAGGAGTTACCCATGCATAGTTCACAACCTTTGGTAGAGTCAATGTCTGAGTCTGATCCTGCTTCCACAGATGAAGAAGAGTGTGTCGTTTGTGGTGAGGCCGAATCTCGCCTCTTCAACATCCACGGTGATTGGTATTGTCGGGAATGCGGTTACACTCTCTTATACTCGCTACCGCCTGAACAGTGGGAGTCTCTCCGGGAAGTAGAGGAACGCATCGAGGATGGTTACTCTTCGGAGCAGGCTCGTGAGGATGTCGATTCCGAAATGTACCATCCGCCGTACCCTGGTAGTCACAAACGGCGCCGGTTCAATCAGTTATCGGTATCTCGGTCCGAAGGATATCCGCAATTCAACGTGAATATCACCCGCCCGCTGCGAGTCTCACCAGTCGATCCTGGGGACAAAGTCCAGTTCCTCGCGACGACTGACCCGCATGGTATCCCCGTCTTGGATCTCTACTACGTCGACGAAGACGAAGACACCTCTTCGACCCCCAATGTTCGGACCATTTCCGGCCAAGAGACTGCCGCTCACATCAATATTCCCGAGTCTATCGCACGGAGGCTATTGGAATCCAAGTTTTCTGTCCCGCTTGAGAAATACGATGGAACTGATTCGCTAATTTTCTGGCCCCAAGCAATGCCAGACCGGATTCGATTGTATGCTGTGGCCTTCGAGTCCGAATGGGAAGCCATGCGTCGCGAATTCGAGGAGGGTAGTGAAGCCGAATCTGGTACGGACAGGTCGGAGGAATCTACGGAGAGCGAAGAGTCCCAGGAAGATACCATCGCACCCGCAGGCATGGAAATCTTCCAGACAGAACACATCGTCGACGCAGTCTCCGAGAGGAGTGTCACCGTAGACGATCTGGTCGATGCCCTTGAGGCGACTCAAGAGGTCGCAGAGCAGAAATCGGAACTCCTCGAGGAACAGAGCACGATGGAACCAGTAGCGCATCAGGACCAGGTCGTCTACGTGGTCCCCTCTTCGTTCTGGGGGGAGGATCCGTTGAGTGCCCTTCCGGAAGATCCTGGTCTACGTGAGGCGGTCAGGCAAGTCCACTACTACACGGCTGACCAGATGGACGACGACGTCGAGGCTGATCTTTCTACTCAGCTTCTCGCAATGGATGCCTTCGTCGTTAAAAAGACAGAATAG
- a CDS encoding ComEC/Rec2 family competence protein gives MILAVGVAILITLSGCGQYVPGTYTEEKSFEDIMSGPDINVSLSGDQNSGSTPKALEDLQIHHIDVGDGSSTLVIAPNGETMLIDSGPREANGSEVISYLEEVNVSRIDHLVATNPDPSHIGGHAAVIHHFETNHDGIGQAYGSGVSTSSETYTEYTSALREHDLARYNVASGYQLPFGAETRVAVINPPRTGTDSNGPETNSVALSIHYDDFTYLITSDAGRQAERRMANQYPDQINADVYQVGNHGESTSSTDLFFEMVAPSATIISSGQNGEHGSPSREVMQRLESTGVETYWTATHGDTVIISNGTDFQVRTQMNHTTDAGEIGSISIGATEMVVPAGQVDTRRPHTELGL, from the coding sequence GTGATCCTTGCGGTGGGGGTCGCGATTCTAATCACTCTATCTGGGTGTGGTCAGTATGTTCCGGGGACGTATACAGAAGAGAAGTCCTTCGAGGATATCATGTCTGGCCCGGACATTAATGTCTCACTGTCGGGGGATCAGAATTCTGGCTCCACTCCCAAAGCACTCGAAGATCTTCAGATCCATCATATCGATGTGGGTGACGGGTCGTCGACATTGGTGATAGCACCGAATGGAGAGACGATGTTGATCGACTCAGGTCCCCGAGAGGCAAACGGATCTGAGGTTATCAGCTACTTAGAGGAGGTTAACGTCAGTCGTATCGATCATCTCGTGGCGACAAACCCGGATCCCAGCCATATCGGCGGCCACGCTGCGGTGATTCACCACTTCGAAACAAATCATGACGGCATCGGTCAAGCATATGGATCAGGTGTTTCCACGAGCTCCGAAACGTACACTGAATACACCAGCGCCCTCAGGGAACACGATCTTGCCCGATACAACGTTGCTTCAGGTTACCAGCTACCTTTCGGCGCCGAAACACGGGTTGCAGTAATCAACCCGCCCAGGACCGGCACTGACAGCAATGGACCAGAGACGAATAGTGTGGCCCTCTCCATCCACTACGACGACTTCACGTACCTGATCACGAGTGATGCAGGACGGCAGGCAGAACGACGAATGGCCAACCAGTACCCCGATCAGATAAACGCCGACGTGTACCAGGTCGGCAATCATGGAGAGTCTACGAGCTCGACTGATCTGTTCTTCGAGATGGTCGCCCCTTCAGCCACGATCATTTCTAGCGGTCAGAACGGCGAGCATGGCTCTCCCTCGAGAGAGGTAATGCAGCGTCTCGAATCGACTGGCGTCGAAACGTATTGGACTGCTACCCACGGCGATACAGTGATCATATCGAACGGCACCGATTTTCAAGTACGAACACAGATGAATCATACAACGGATGCAGGAGAAATCGGGTCGATCTCGATTGGAGCAACAGAGATGGTCGTCCCTGCGGGACAGGTGGATACTCGCCGACCCCACACCGAACTTGGCCTATGA
- a CDS encoding GAP family protein, with amino-acid sequence MSSDKMERDGAVWGKVTEKGRIGAGILILTAAVLLIFSATSPAIAAPDTEVTAATSAPATTVLDGEGPPAQGGLEDYQTSANSTTVHIVYFYSPNCPHCEDTEEFFAAMNETHDLQIREYRVQLNSEAFREYLEEYDVPEQLWGGTPTVFIDDGYAVGTEQVKSLVNQTIAEGGTDTFPTLSGSQSLGGRSLSLGLISTLATLAAGDAVNPCALAVLLILLTTVLTRHPDNQRRVLASGLAFSLSVMLTYFVMGYLLISGLKTVASISAIDLSFIRYAFGGLAVVFGVLNVYDWISSGSSLTPEVPESWKPTMQRYLTEPLWERRSVITGSVIAGILVSLFLLPCTSGPYLVAGGLLASVPWIQAIPALIFYNLLFILPMVGITVAVSSGFAAVEDISSWREENIHRLNLIAGIILVVLGALIVFGVL; translated from the coding sequence ATGAGTAGCGACAAAATGGAACGAGATGGGGCCGTCTGGGGAAAAGTGACAGAAAAAGGCCGTATTGGGGCAGGGATTCTCATACTCACGGCGGCTGTACTCCTTATATTCAGTGCCACCTCACCCGCTATCGCCGCTCCTGACACCGAAGTCACAGCCGCTACGTCAGCACCGGCTACGACCGTTCTCGACGGAGAAGGGCCGCCTGCTCAGGGCGGTCTAGAAGACTATCAGACGTCAGCGAACTCGACAACAGTCCACATCGTCTACTTTTACTCCCCTAACTGTCCCCACTGCGAAGATACTGAGGAATTCTTCGCGGCGATGAACGAAACTCACGATCTCCAGATCAGGGAATACCGCGTCCAACTGAATTCGGAAGCTTTCAGAGAGTATCTTGAGGAATACGATGTCCCTGAACAGCTATGGGGTGGCACACCCACTGTCTTCATCGACGACGGATACGCAGTTGGCACCGAGCAAGTGAAATCTCTGGTAAACCAGACGATTGCTGAAGGTGGGACAGACACGTTCCCCACTCTATCAGGATCGCAATCACTTGGTGGGCGATCGCTTTCACTTGGCCTGATCTCTACGCTAGCCACCTTGGCTGCCGGCGACGCTGTCAACCCCTGTGCGCTCGCTGTCCTGTTGATCCTGTTGACCACCGTCCTCACCCGTCATCCAGACAATCAGCGGCGTGTACTCGCCAGCGGCCTGGCGTTTTCTCTTTCTGTGATGCTCACGTACTTCGTGATGGGATATCTCCTTATCAGCGGGCTCAAGACCGTCGCATCGATCTCTGCGATCGATCTCTCCTTCATTCGCTACGCCTTCGGAGGATTGGCTGTTGTCTTTGGCGTATTGAACGTCTACGACTGGATCTCGAGCGGGAGCTCACTCACACCCGAAGTTCCCGAGTCCTGGAAGCCGACGATGCAGCGGTATTTGACCGAACCACTCTGGGAACGACGGAGCGTCATCACCGGCTCAGTGATCGCTGGAATTCTCGTGAGTCTGTTCCTACTACCCTGCACTAGTGGGCCGTATCTCGTCGCTGGTGGCCTGCTTGCATCCGTCCCCTGGATCCAGGCCATCCCGGCCCTGATTTTCTACAACTTGCTATTCATCCTCCCGATGGTGGGGATCACGGTCGCCGTCTCGAGTGGCTTCGCAGCTGTCGAAGATATCTCGTCGTGGCGAGAGGAGAACATTCACCGTCTGAATCTCATCGCCGGCATCATCCTAGTGGTTCTCGGCGCTCTGATCGTCTTTGGTGTTCTCTGA
- a CDS encoding transposase, translated as MSNTSATLQDVASVDDFLNVAATETVPLFEHLEFEFLLEYDVFAPSKRGRTRVHKPPDLFRGFLHCYYEDVYGTRPVTRELQHGLVWYYCGLDKPPSRDTIDRFLTDLEHVIDDIFDRLVEQAAARGLLDSTYSIDSTHVEAIQHNDAASWNYDPTAEEYYYGFGCTIVSTGAKIPIAAEFTQTKQADQETAMRVTRDALAVDTPIWMLGDSAYDLLDWHDYLLAAGVVPIAPYNPRNTDDPKDIEYRVEDRIEEHSEDVQLKQSILDETYNNRTGVERTNDAVKDCGLGHVRARGRVHARTEVFVALCLRVIVAITNYERGNEPGCEKL; from the coding sequence GTGTCCAACACCAGCGCAACCCTGCAAGATGTAGCTTCGGTAGACGACTTCTTGAATGTCGCGGCTACTGAGACGGTACCACTGTTCGAACATCTTGAGTTCGAATTTCTGTTGGAGTACGACGTGTTCGCCCCCTCGAAACGGGGGCGAACACGAGTTCACAAACCACCAGACCTCTTTCGCGGCTTTCTCCACTGCTACTACGAGGATGTTTACGGGACACGTCCAGTTACACGAGAACTCCAGCACGGCCTCGTCTGGTACTACTGCGGGCTCGACAAACCGCCATCTAGAGACACGATTGATCGCTTTCTCACCGATCTCGAACACGTTATCGACGATATTTTCGACAGGCTCGTCGAGCAGGCCGCTGCCCGCGGCCTGCTCGACTCCACGTACTCCATCGATTCGACACACGTCGAGGCGATCCAACACAACGACGCCGCCTCGTGGAACTACGATCCAACAGCCGAAGAGTACTACTACGGCTTCGGCTGTACGATTGTCTCGACTGGCGCAAAGATCCCGATAGCAGCGGAGTTCACCCAAACCAAGCAAGCGGATCAGGAGACGGCGATGCGCGTCACGCGTGACGCGCTCGCCGTCGACACACCCATCTGGATGCTTGGAGACAGCGCTTACGATCTCCTCGATTGGCACGACTACCTGCTGGCTGCAGGGGTCGTGCCAATCGCTCCGTACAATCCGCGAAACACTGACGACCCGAAAGACATCGAGTACAGGGTCGAAGACCGCATCGAGGAACACAGCGAGGACGTGCAGCTGAAACAATCCATCTTGGACGAGACGTACAACAACCGGACAGGCGTCGAACGAACCAACGACGCAGTCAAGGACTGCGGCCTCGGGCACGTTCGCGCCCGAGGCCGCGTCCACGCACGAACAGAAGTGTTCGTTGCGCTCTGTCTCCGGGTTATCGTTGCAATCACCAACTATGAGCGAGGAAACGAACCGGGTTGTGAGAAGCTATGA
- a CDS encoding PH domain-containing protein translates to MNDTTHPPSWLDLNEDEKVVQQDRPSIIPYLFQCVVGIVVALFGLLMLAGMNLLGFPGPFPRGLTGGLLVLLGVLNLGAQLLDWYSSEYVVTTDEIYEKKGIISGRFAVYPLTYSSVQIDDIANTSVEKGYFGQFFNYGDVSVVPSSGTYLFLNDVWDPDHFTETIRKAADGYSDAD, encoded by the coding sequence ATGAACGATACGACCCATCCACCAAGCTGGTTGGATCTGAACGAAGACGAAAAAGTCGTTCAACAGGATCGTCCATCGATCATCCCGTACCTGTTTCAGTGTGTGGTCGGGATCGTAGTCGCCCTATTTGGGCTGTTGATGCTGGCAGGTATGAACCTATTAGGATTCCCTGGACCGTTCCCTCGAGGGCTAACTGGAGGTCTCCTAGTTCTCCTTGGTGTTCTCAACTTAGGAGCTCAACTTCTGGACTGGTATTCGAGCGAATACGTGGTGACGACAGACGAGATATACGAAAAGAAGGGGATCATCTCGGGACGGTTCGCGGTTTACCCGCTCACCTATTCGAGTGTTCAAATCGACGATATCGCCAATACAAGTGTTGAGAAAGGGTATTTCGGGCAATTCTTTAACTATGGGGACGTTTCAGTAGTTCCCTCGAGCGGGACGTATCTCTTTCTCAATGACGTATGGGATCCTGATCATTTCACAGAAACCATCAGGAAGGCCGCAGACGGCTATAGCGACGCCGATTGA